In a genomic window of Enterobacter asburiae:
- the fusA gene encoding elongation factor G — protein MPRPIPLERYRNIGISAHIDAGKTTTTERILFYTGMSHKLGEVHDGAATTDWMAQEQERGITITSAAVSCFWPGMDRGFEPHRINIIDTPGHVDFTIEVERSMRVLDGAVMVYDSVGGVQPQSETVWRQANKYHVPRLAFVNKMDRPGADFFRVVRMMQERLKANPVPIVIPVGAEDHFTGVVDLIKMRTILWDDATQGMVFTYAPVPDDLVSTAREWREKMVSAAAEASDDLMDKYLETGDLDEAEIIRGLRIRTISGEIQPMLCGSAFKNKGVQRMLDAVIELMPSPLDVPAIDGVDEKGQHAERHPSDDEPFSALAFKLMSDPYVGQLTFIRVYSGVLRKGDAVYNPVKGKKERIGRIVLMHANDRHEVDELRAGDIAACVGLKDVTTGDTLTDPNAVITLERMEFPDPVISLAIEPKTKGDQEKMGIALQRLAAEDPSFRLHTDEESGQTIISGMGELHLEIIVDRMKREFGVEANIGRPQVTYRETLRKAVKDIEGKFVRQSGGKGQYGHVVLSLEPLEPGSGFKFEDATKGGVVPREYIPSVEKGLREAMNSGVLAGYPVVDVKATLTFGSYHDVDSSEMAFRMAAILGFKEGARKADPVILEPIMHVEVETPEEYAGNIMGDLSSRRGMVQGMAEQYGSQIIRADVPLAEMFGYATTLRSMSQGRATYTMEFHHFAEAPRNVADEIISRRAK, from the coding sequence ATGCCCCGACCCATCCCTCTCGAACGTTATCGCAACATCGGTATCTCCGCGCATATCGATGCCGGTAAAACCACCACCACTGAGCGCATCCTGTTTTATACCGGGATGAGCCACAAGCTGGGTGAAGTACACGATGGCGCGGCAACCACTGACTGGATGGCGCAGGAGCAGGAGCGCGGGATCACGATTACCTCCGCGGCGGTCAGCTGCTTCTGGCCGGGTATGGACAGAGGGTTTGAACCGCACCGGATCAACATCATCGACACCCCGGGTCACGTGGACTTCACCATTGAAGTGGAGCGTTCTATGCGCGTGCTCGACGGTGCCGTGATGGTGTATGACTCCGTGGGCGGCGTGCAGCCGCAGTCGGAAACCGTCTGGCGTCAGGCCAATAAATATCACGTTCCGCGACTGGCCTTCGTCAACAAAATGGACCGTCCGGGCGCCGATTTCTTCCGCGTGGTGCGGATGATGCAGGAACGCCTGAAGGCCAATCCGGTGCCGATTGTCATCCCGGTGGGTGCCGAAGACCATTTTACAGGCGTGGTGGACCTCATCAAGATGCGCACCATTCTGTGGGACGATGCGACGCAGGGCATGGTATTTACCTATGCGCCCGTGCCGGATGATTTAGTCAGCACCGCCAGAGAATGGCGTGAGAAAATGGTCTCTGCGGCAGCTGAAGCCAGCGACGATCTGATGGATAAATACCTGGAGACGGGCGATCTCGACGAAGCGGAAATCATCAGGGGACTGCGTATTCGCACCATCTCGGGCGAAATCCAGCCGATGCTGTGTGGCAGCGCGTTCAAGAATAAAGGCGTACAGCGCATGCTCGATGCGGTGATTGAGCTTATGCCGTCGCCGCTGGACGTGCCGGCCATTGATGGCGTGGATGAAAAAGGGCAGCACGCGGAGCGTCACCCGAGCGATGATGAGCCGTTCTCGGCCCTGGCATTCAAGCTGATGAGCGACCCGTACGTCGGGCAACTGACCTTTATCCGCGTGTATTCTGGCGTGCTGCGCAAAGGCGACGCGGTGTATAACCCGGTGAAAGGGAAGAAAGAGCGCATCGGTCGTATCGTGCTGATGCATGCCAACGATCGCCATGAGGTGGACGAACTGCGCGCGGGCGATATCGCAGCATGCGTTGGGCTGAAGGACGTGACCACCGGTGATACGCTCACCGATCCGAACGCCGTCATCACGCTTGAGCGCATGGAGTTCCCGGACCCGGTTATCTCGCTGGCGATCGAGCCAAAAACCAAGGGCGATCAGGAGAAAATGGGGATCGCGCTCCAGCGTCTGGCGGCGGAAGATCCGTCGTTTCGCCTGCACACTGACGAAGAGTCCGGTCAGACGATTATCTCCGGGATGGGCGAGCTACACCTTGAGATCATCGTCGACCGCATGAAGCGTGAGTTTGGCGTCGAGGCGAATATTGGTCGTCCGCAGGTGACGTACCGCGAAACCCTGCGCAAGGCGGTGAAGGATATCGAAGGCAAATTTGTCCGGCAGTCCGGTGGTAAAGGGCAGTACGGCCATGTGGTCCTGAGCCTGGAGCCGCTGGAGCCCGGAAGTGGCTTTAAATTTGAAGATGCCACCAAGGGTGGCGTGGTGCCGCGCGAGTATATCCCGTCCGTTGAGAAAGGGCTGCGGGAGGCGATGAACAGCGGCGTGTTGGCGGGCTATCCGGTTGTCGACGTCAAAGCGACGCTGACGTTTGGCTCGTACCACGACGTCGACTCCTCGGAGATGGCGTTCCGCATGGCGGCGATCCTCGGCTTCAAGGAGGGCGCTCGGAAAGCGGATCCGGTTATCCTTGAGCCGATCATGCACGTGGAGGTGGAAACGCCGGAAGAGTACGCCGGTAACATCATGGGCGATCTCTCTTCCCGCCGCGGCATGGTGCAGGGGATGGCGGAGCAGTACGGAAGCCAGATTATTCGCGCTGACGTACCGCTGGCGGAGATGTTTGGATATGCCACGACATTGCGCTCGATGTCCCAGGGACGCGCGACGTATACGATGGAGTTCCATCATTTTGCGGAAGCACCGCGGAATGTTGCGGATGAGATTATTTCACGGCGTGCGAAGTAA
- a CDS encoding 4-oxalocrotonate tautomerase has product MPFVNVQTIKGIMNAEQKRELLRRMTDLMVEIEGKGDPAFRNSVWIRIDEHEPEQWSLGGLQPTAEMIAKKFASTQSS; this is encoded by the coding sequence ATGCCATTTGTGAATGTACAAACGATTAAAGGGATCATGAACGCCGAGCAAAAAAGGGAATTGCTGCGCCGAATGACGGACTTAATGGTGGAAATCGAGGGGAAAGGGGATCCGGCATTCCGGAATTCGGTCTGGATCCGTATTGATGAACACGAGCCGGAGCAATGGAGCCTGGGGGGATTACAGCCTACTGCTGAAATGATTGCGAAGAAATTCGCGTCGACGCAGTCGTCCTGA
- a CDS encoding helix-turn-helix transcriptional regulator, with protein MSKDKSLPYLSPELCGLAEGAKIVGDQWILLILREAFYGITRFETMRNHTGITKQTLATRLKLMTELGLLSRRPYREEGSRERYEYQLTDKSRALAPVLLSLMEWGHLHVLHTAPHITLVDKASGEPVRIGYVNTQGHEVMRSQVQIVPSIEG; from the coding sequence GTGTCAAAAGATAAATCATTGCCTTATCTCTCACCCGAACTGTGCGGGCTCGCAGAAGGGGCTAAAATCGTTGGCGATCAATGGATTTTGCTGATTTTGAGGGAGGCTTTTTACGGCATCACTCGCTTCGAGACCATGCGCAACCATACCGGCATCACTAAGCAGACGTTAGCAACGCGCTTAAAGTTGATGACGGAGCTGGGGTTGCTTTCCCGAAGACCTTACCGGGAAGAAGGATCGCGGGAACGGTATGAATACCAGCTTACCGACAAAAGCCGCGCTCTTGCCCCGGTGCTGCTATCTCTGATGGAATGGGGACACCTGCATGTTTTACACACCGCACCGCATATCACGCTGGTGGATAAAGCGAGTGGTGAACCGGTGCGCATTGGCTATGTGAATACGCAGGGCCATGAGGTCATGCGAAGCCAGGTTCAGATTGTGCCGTCAATAGAGGGGTAA
- a CDS encoding LpxL/LpxP family Kdo(2)-lipid IV(A) lauroyl/palmitoleoyl acyltransferasee — protein MTKLPRFSPAFFHPRYWLSWTGIAALWLIMLLPYPLLFRIGHGLGRLAMRLLPRRVEIARRNLELCFPQMKAEERESLLQRNFESVGMGVIETGMAWFWPAWRVRKCFTVTGYEHMEKARAQGKGVVLVGMHFLTLELGARIFGMLNPGIGVYRPNNNALLDWLQTRGRLRANKTMLDRHDLKGMIRSLKQNEILWYAPDHDYGKANSVFAPFFAVPDAATTAGSYMLVKSAKPAVIPFVPRRRADGTGYELIILEDISEALQGSDKVAVATQMNRAIERAVRMAPEQYMWLHRRFKTRPEGVPDRYARQKQTATRSDLLSASDFSDRSGVQH, from the coding sequence ATGACAAAATTACCCCGGTTTTCACCTGCCTTTTTCCACCCTCGATACTGGCTAAGCTGGACAGGCATCGCCGCGCTGTGGCTCATCATGCTGCTCCCTTATCCGCTACTGTTCAGAATCGGTCATGGCCTTGGTCGGCTGGCGATGCGCTTACTTCCTCGCCGCGTCGAGATTGCCCGCAGAAACCTGGAGCTTTGCTTTCCGCAGATGAAAGCAGAAGAGCGTGAATCTTTGCTGCAGCGTAATTTTGAATCCGTTGGGATGGGGGTAATCGAAACCGGCATGGCGTGGTTCTGGCCTGCATGGCGGGTGCGGAAATGCTTTACCGTGACGGGTTACGAGCACATGGAAAAAGCCAGGGCGCAGGGAAAGGGCGTGGTGCTGGTCGGGATGCATTTTCTGACGCTTGAGCTGGGCGCGCGGATATTTGGCATGCTCAACCCCGGTATTGGGGTGTATCGCCCTAACAATAATGCGCTCCTGGACTGGCTACAGACGCGCGGGCGTTTGCGCGCCAATAAAACCATGCTCGATCGCCATGATTTAAAGGGCATGATCCGCTCGCTGAAACAGAATGAGATTTTGTGGTACGCCCCGGATCATGACTATGGCAAAGCCAATAGCGTGTTTGCGCCGTTTTTTGCGGTTCCGGATGCCGCCACGACCGCTGGAAGCTATATGCTGGTCAAAAGCGCGAAACCTGCCGTGATTCCATTCGTGCCGCGCCGCAGGGCGGACGGTACAGGATACGAGCTGATTATTCTGGAGGATATCAGCGAGGCGTTACAGGGCAGCGACAAAGTCGCCGTGGCGACGCAGATGAACAGGGCGATTGAGCGCGCCGTGCGGATGGCACCTGAACAATATATGTGGCTGCACCGTCGCTTCAAAACGCGTCCTGAAGGCGTACCTGACCGGTATGCCCGCCAGAAACAGACGGCAACACGGAGCGATCTTCTCTCCGCCAGCGATTTTTCTGACCGCTCGGGCGTTCAGCACTAA
- a CDS encoding helix-turn-helix transcriptional regulator, translated as MIPNHPETEQILLENVLFALGNPLRLSIIRRLADGSELSCNALRPNDVVKSTMTHHWRVLRDSGVIWQRPQGRENMISLRREDLDARFPGLMDILLRAH; from the coding sequence ATGATCCCAAACCACCCTGAAACTGAACAAATACTGCTGGAAAATGTGCTGTTTGCCCTCGGCAACCCGCTCCGGCTGTCGATTATCCGCCGGCTGGCCGATGGCAGTGAACTCAGCTGTAACGCGCTGCGCCCGAACGACGTGGTGAAGTCCACGATGACCCATCACTGGCGCGTTCTACGCGACAGCGGGGTCATCTGGCAGCGTCCGCAGGGACGAGAAAATATGATTTCATTGCGAAGAGAGGATCTGGATGCCCGCTTTCCGGGGCTGATGGACATCCTTTTACGTGCTCATTAA